The following DNA comes from Winogradskyella sp. PG-2.
TCATATAACTTATTCGAAGATAGTTGTCCTTCATTTGCAATTGCATCAGGATCTTTTATAATAGCCTCGATACCAGCATAAACATTTTTAAACACAAAATCTAATCGTCCACCATAAGCACCTACATTAGATGGTATAGCTTCAACACCGTTAGTATTTTGATGTCTACCAACATAACTCAAACCCATTTGTATATCTACAGATTCGATATTTAAGGCATCACTTAAATTAAGTTCTGCGTCAATACCTTGAATAGTACCTTCGGATGCCTCAAATCCATAACGTTGTTTTCCGAACACTGCTTTAATTTCAAGGTCTTTTGTAGCCTTAAATTTTACATTAAGACCTTTTAAAGCATTATTTAAACCTAATTGTCTGTCCTCCCAAGAACGCAAAATTAGACCGCTTCCAAATTGCTCATAAAAATAACCACCAGTAACGTCAATTTTATCATCCTTATAGTTGAAGTAATAAGTGGCAACATTATTTTGATTATCAAAGATAGGATCATAGCCTAATAGTGCAGATGGTAAATACGACTCATATTGTAAACCCGCTGTAAAATTTCCTGAGTTATAGTTAAGAAGTAAATAATTGTTTGCTCTAAATTGATCCTCTGGTGCTAAAAAGTTAATGCCTTCATCTGTTTGAAGCCATTGTGAGTTAGATTCTATCCCGCCATAAAAGTTGCCATTTTCTTGGGAACTTATGATGTAAATATTCAATAAAAAAATAGACAGAAAAAAAGAATTTTTCATTTTGGCTGATTGTTAGTTATATAAATTGGGAAGTATTATGTTATTTAGATAATTCCTTTATCTTTTCGTAAAGTTCATATTCTGCACCAGGACTGTAACCTGAGTGCTCATATACAATTTCTCCATCCTTGACTAAAATTGTAAGTGGAATACTCGATGCATTAAGTGCACGTTTAAGGTCGCTGTTTGGATCTAATAATACCATGTAATCCCAATCTTTTCCATTTACCATAGATTTTACTCGTTTTACAGTTCTACTATCATCTACAGAAACGGCTAAAAGTTCTACATTAGTTTCGTCTTGCCAATCTACGTATAGATCATTAATAGCATCTAATTCTTTAAGACATGGAACACACCAAGTTGCCCAAAGCGAAATAATAGTGACACCATCTTTATTTATAGCATCACTAAGAGCTACTGTTTTTCCGTCTATAGAAGTTAAATCAATGATAGGAAGTTTTTCTTGGGCATTAGAAAAAAGACTAAATAAGCCCAGACATAAGGTAAAAATAAGCTTTTTCATATGTAAAATTTTTGGCATTGCGTCTCACAATATTAGGTAATTTTTTCACAAATGTACCTTTGTTCTAAAAATTATTTATTTTAGCTAAAAAGAATACATAAGCTATGATTAAAAAAAAAATGCCAAAGTTATTACTTCTTGTAATAATGTTAAATATGGCCTGTAGTAAAACTGAGGAGAATGTTCCGTTAACAACGCCTACAGCAGAGATAACTGTGGATAAGCTGGTGCGTAAGGCATCATTAGTTAATCAAAATATTCCTTTTCAAATTATTAATGAGGTTGGTGAAGATGTAACGTCTTTAGCTACTTTTTACGTTAATGGTGAACCAGTTGATGGGTCATCTTTTTCGTCTGATGCTATTGGCAATTTTGATGTTTACGGGGTTTACATGCAAGATGGAGTTGAGATCACAACCAATACCGAAACATTTAGTGTTATTATTCCGAAGCAAAAAATTGTCGTTGAAGATTACACAGGAACATGGTGTGGCTTTTGTCCTCGTGTCTCTGGAGCGCTATATTCTTTGCAAGAAGAAACAGATGATATAACGATTGTTGCTATTCATGAAACAGCGAATAGTTTTCCGGATCCAATGCATTTTGATCAAGTTCAATTATTGAAAGATGCTTATGGTGTAGAAGGTTTTCCAGCGGCAAGAATAAACAGATCGGTAAATTGGCAACAACCACATGCCAATAGTGATGTAACAAGTATTGCTGGTGTTGACACTAATTTAGCTATTGCTTTGAATTCTGAATTAACCGATAACGAATTATTAGTTCAGGTCAATGTTGTATATGCAGAAGGTTCTGTGCTAGGTGATAAGCTAGTAGTTTATTTATTAGAGAACGAAATCATTTACGATCAGGTGAATTATTATAATCAAGACACAACAAGTGAGTTTTATAATATGGGTGATCCTATACCAGATTTTGAACATAATGAAGTTCTTAGAAATTCTTTATCGGGTGTTTTAGGTGATCCAATTCCGGTTACTGAAGCTTTAAATGAATATGTAACATCATTTACTATAAATATACCTTCAGATTATAACACAGAAAAATTAAGTGTAGTTGCTATGGTTGTAGATCAAGATAATACGGCAAAGAACTCACAACATGCAAGCATTAATGTAGATAAAGCTTACGAGTAAAATTTTTATTATTTATTTAAAAGTCTGAATTTATAGTCAAGTTCAGGCTTTTTTCTTGTTATTAAAATTAATTTCTAAAAACTAATTTAGTTGTAAAACTTTGATGTTTTCCATCTGAAATATGGAGTAAGTAAAATCCAGAATTCAAATTCACGGGAATTATTGTTCTGGTATCAAGGGTAATTATATTATTGTAAACTAATTTCCCTGTGATATCTGTAATACTTAAATGAGATACACTACTGGAATTTGATAGTAAAACCAGTTGGTTTTGTACAGGATTTTTTTCCAATTGAATTTTAAGTATGGCTTCATCTGGAATACTTAAAGGTGGTGTTAGAATCTTAGATAGTGCAAATGCAACATTCTCTTCTGTTAATTGTACATGTGGTTCATTATCATCAGGTAAAAACGTATTAACAAAAGGTGTGTTGTTTGTTGTGCCTCGACTAGCAATATCAATATCATGATGCCAATCGATGTTATCATCATTTGCTTCATCTGTAATTTCTAGAGCTAAAGCACTTATAGAAGGAATAAAATTAAATTTATCAATCTGTAAAGCAGCTAAAAAGTCTGCTCCAATACCACCACCTATACCAATATCTCCAGTAAGAGCAGATATATCAAATAATCCACCAGGTGCTGCGTCAACACCATCAAAATTTGTTGTTCCAGAACTTGCTGTTGACAATACATCTGGAAAAATAGGAATAGGTGCAAAGAAACGACTTACTTGGAGAGGTGTGCCAGCAGCTGGTGTGAAATTAATCTCTAATTCTACATTTATAGTAATATCTCCTAACGGAGTAGGTACATCTACAGGTAGTGTGGTATCTAGAACTGAAAATCCATTAGTTACAGGTGTTACTCCATCTTTTGCTAAATAAGGATTCCCTATACCACTACCATTAATAATTGCGACATTTCTAACATTTCCAGGAAAGCCTGTCGATGTAAAACTATTGATTCTTGATTCAAATGTGGTCCTAAACGGATGTTCTTCAGGTAATGTTAATGTAGGATCAAAATCAACTATACTGCTGCCTAAGAGATGTGGCTCAAAATGATCAATTAAGAGTTGTCTTGCAGCTGAAGATTTTAATAATCCTTCAATTAGTGGCTGAACTTCGGTAACTGCGTTTGTATCATTAAATGCTAAATAGTTTAATTGATGTTGTAATCCAATAGGTACATTAGCGCCATGATGAGGTGAATCAAATGAAATATATAATCGTGTATCTGCATTTAGTGCACTTTCAGACTCCATGTAATTTAATGCATAACGTGCAATTATACCACCCATACTTGGGCCTATAATAACATTTTGATCAGGACTGTTAGGTGCTTTTGCTGTATTAATGATGTCTAGCAATTCTACTAAAATCATAGCATTACGATCAATAAAATCTGAGCCACCATCAATTGTAGCTCCATCTGCAGCTCTTAAGTAAGTTGGGAAATTTAATATTACCACATCAAAACCTTCTGCTCTTACTATATCAGCTAAATTTTGAGTTCCTGAAGTATCTGTAAAATTAAGTAAACTGTATAATCCTGGAATATCTCTTGTGTCACCTGGATCAAAACCATCTACAACTATGATTGGTTTATCCAAGATGTTATCTACGCTTAAAAAAATTTGATATTCTTCTTCACCAGCATAAGATACTGTTTCGCCGTACACTGAAAGATCTAATGTTTCGGTTGAAGTAATTGGTATGACTTGTGCTACTAAAAACACAGGTAAGATAAATAAAATATAAAAGTAATATTTCTTCAAAGGTTAAAAGTTGAATATATAAGACTTAAAAGATACAAAGATTCAATTTGTTGTAGAATTTTATAAAGTCATTTTCTATGAAAAGCAAAAAGTCCTTAAAAACTTTAAGTTTAAAAGGACTTGATATTAAGTGTGTTATAGTTTTATCCTAAAAAAGGATATCTGTAATCTGTAGGTGTAACGAATGTCTCCTTTATTAATCTTGGTGACACCCAACGCAATAAGTTTTGAGCACTACCAGCTTTATCGTTTGTACCAGAAGCTCTAGCTCCACCAAATGGTTGTTGGCCAACTACAGCACCAGTTGGTTTATCATTGATATAGAAGTTACCTGCAGAATTTTGTAAAGCTTTGGTAGCTTCTTCAACAGCGTAACGATCTGTAGATAAAATAGCACCTGTTAAGGCATATTCACTAGTCTCATCAACTAATTTTAAAGTTTCTGAATACGCATCATCTTCATATACATAGATAGTAATTACAGGACCAAATAGCTCAGTACACATGGTTGTGTATTTTGCGCTAGATGTAACAATAACTGTTGGTTCAATAAAATAACCTTTAGATTTATCATAACCACCACCAGCAATAATTTCAGCATCATTATCACTCTTAGCTTGGTCTATATATTTTGCTAATTTATCAAAAGACCCTTCATGAATAACAGCAGTTATAAAGTTGCTCATATCTTCTGGAGAACCCATTTTAAATGAAGCGATATCTTCTAATAAGTATTTTTTAACATCACTCCAAATTCCTTTAGGAACATAAGCTCTTGAAGCTGCACTACATTTTTGACCTTGAAATTCAAAAGCACCACGTGCAATCGCTGTTGCTACTTGCTTAGCGTTAGCAGATTTGTGAGCAACAATAAAATCCTTTCCACCAGTTTCACCTACAATTCTTGGGTAAGTTTTGTAGTTATGGATATTGTTACCAATCTGTTTCCATAATTCTTTGAAGATGTATGTAGAACCTGTGAAATGCAAGCCTGAAAAATCTGGACTTGCCATAACCGTGTTTGTAATCATTACAGGATCACCAAATACAACATTTATTACTCCTGCTGGTACACCGGCTTCTTCAAATACATCCATAATAACTTTAGCAGAATAGACTTGACTATCGCTGGGTTTCCAAACGACAACATTACCCATTAATGCCATACATGCAGGTAAATTTCCGGCAATAGCGGTAAAGTTAAATGGTGTTACAGCATAAGTAAAACCTTCAAGAGGTCTATATTCAACTCTGTTCCATGCATCACTTGTGCTTTCAGGTTGTTCCATATAGATGTCAGTCATAAACTGAACATTAAAACGTAAGAAATCTATAAACTCACAGGCAGCATCAATTTCAGCTTGATGTACTGTTTTAGATTGTGAAATCATCGTTGCTGCATTAATCTTAGCTCGGTATGGGCCAGCAATTAATTCAGCCGCTTTTAAGAAAATACCAGCACGTTGTTCCCATGGCATTTGTGACCAAGATTTACGCGCTTCTAATGCTGTTGCAATTGCTTCATCTACGTGTTTTTGCTCCGCTAGATGATATTCACCTACAATATGTTGATGGTCGTGTGGAGGAGACATAGTTCTGGTGTTTCCAGTTTTTACATCTTTTCCGTTAATGTATAAAGGGACTTCAACTTTGCTATTAAACATTGCTTTGTAAGTATCTTGTACTGCTTTGCGTTCTGGAGAACCAGGTGCGTAAGACTTCACAGGCTCATTGACTGCAACAGGGACATTAAAGAATCCTTTTCCCATAATATATTTTGTTTTTAGTTTGAATTTTGAAAGTGCAAAGGTACGATATTTATGAGATATTATTTATTTGAAACGTTATAGTTGTGTGAAGATTACATCTGTATTTTTTTGTAAGTTGCCGTCTGAAAATCGACAACAGAACTATGTCCAAAAATGATGCTTTTATTCTAACGCTTGCCTATCCTGAAACTATTGTATCTCATGCAGAAGAATGGTATTCTAAGTTTCTGCGTTTTTTATTTGTGGGCAGTAAGAAGCATGTTAGAGCTGGTCATGCAGCATTAGTATTAATAAATAAGAAAACAGGTGTTTTAGAATATCACGATTTCGGAAGGTATATTACATCATCTCCTAATGGACGTGTAAGAGGAAGGGAAACAGATTTTGAGTTAAACTTTCCTATTAAAGCAGAAATCGAAAAAGACAAAATTCAAAATTTAGATGATATTTTAAAGTTTTTAGCAACGCATCCAAAGTTGACTCATGGTGATGGTCATCTATACGCGTCAGTTTGTAATCGTGTGAATTATGATTTAGCACGAACTCATATTACTGAAATGCAACATCACGATTTTATTAGATATGCGGCATTTATTGAGATTGCTTGCAATTGTGCTCGGTTTGTGACAGATGCGTTGATTGCTTCAGCAACCCATTCAAATATTAGAAAGCGTTTAAAAAACTCTAAATGGTTTACTCCAAGTACTATTGGTAATGTCATTATTGCTGATACAGAAAACTTTGTTTATGTAGTTTCAGAGGTAGGAGAAATTAACGAATTTGATTCTACTGTAAGTAGAGAGAATAGACGCTTGTTTTTAGATACACTTAAAGGTTATAACCCAAGTTTAGTTGGTACACTTAAGCCAAAACATAATGAGGTGAAAGCTGAACATGCACAATGGCTATCTGGTATTGCTGCAGGTGCTTGGTTTGAAATTTATGATTTAGATAGTAAAACAGAATACAGATTTAAGCGTGTTTCACCATATGGTAATATTGATTGCGATGGAATTTATAAATTAAATACAGAAGGTTTTGATATTAATTTAGAATACCAATTTATTCATTATTCAAATTGTGCATTCTTTCACATAGAACAAGGTTCTACACAATACAAATTTGATTTTATAAAAAATTATGAATCTTAGTTAAGCGCAAAAGGAGCACTTAATTTAAAGGTAGGGATATAAACCTTAAACTTATTAGCTTTGGTGAAATTGACCATGTTATAATGGCCACGCATAGCTCCAAATGGTGAAGTTAATAGACAGCCGGAATTATAAGTGTGAGACTCACCAGGTTTTAAAACTGGCTTTTTACCAATAACACCTTCTCCTTCAATTATTTCTTCATTGTTGAGAGCATCAAGAATTTTCCAGTGTCTTGTATTAAGTTGAACAGAATCTTTACTCTGGTTCTCAATAGTTACTTTATAACCAAAGGCGAAGTGCACTTTATAGTTCTTATAAAATGTACCTTCAAAATTGGTTTCCACAGAAATCTTAATTCCGCTTGTAACTTGTTGTACCATTAAATTCATTTAGAGTCTGCTAAAATAGCATAATTTTTGAATGAAAGCTTTATCCTAACGTTAAGAAGCAGATAATTTTAACATATATTTAGAAACAAAGGCTTCTAAAGACATAAAAAAGGCTAAAATATCTTCTTTTTCTAAAATAGTGTTTATAGTCACCATACGTACAAATTCATTATTTTGGAATTTACCAAAACCAACCATGAGTTCAGAATTTTCATAAAGTGCTGTGCATAATTCATTTGCTGGTATACCTTTATAATTAAAGCATACAGATATCGAATCTTCAAAACTGTATAGTGTATAGTCTTTGTGATTATTTATATAATCCCTTGCAACTTGTGCCATTTCGAACTGCTTGTTGACAATTTGTTCCAGTCCTTTTGTACCAACTGATTTCCAAAGTGTCCATATTTTTAAAGCATCATTACGTCGTCCACATTGTAATGAGGTTTTTCCTAAGTTAAAATCATCACCATCGGTCTGGTATAAATAATCGGCTTCGTTAGAAAATGAATGATGAAGTTGTGTCTTATTTTGCGTTACAATTATTGAGCAACTTAATGGCGTGCCCAACATTTTATGAGCATTGATGCTAAATGAATTTGAATGTTCTAAGCCTTTAATTAAGTGTTTATGTTTTTCACTGAAAATTACTCCACCACAATACGCTCCATCTACATGCAGCCATAGATTATGTTTTTTACAAACCTTGCTTACGTCTTCGTTGTTATCAAAAGCACCAAGTACTGTTGTACCAGCTGTTGCGTTTACAAAGAAAGGTTCAAAACCAGCATCAATATCTTTTAGAATTAATTCGTCTAAATGTTCTGATAATATTTCTCCTTTATCATTTGTATCTACCATTCTCACATTATTTCTACCAATCCCAGTTAGTGCTGCATTTTTAGAAATTGAGTAGTGTGATTCCTTTGAGGTGTAAGCAGTCATCGCCTTAGAAAGACCTTTTGCTCTAATGGATTCGTTTTTATGATCTCTTGCCATAATTAGAGCCATCATATTACTCATTGAACCACCTGGAGCTATTGTGCCATCGCTATCTTCAGAATAACTAGCAAGCCTACAAATGTTTCTAAGTACTTGTTTTTCAATACCTACTTGTGGGCCAGCTACCTTGTAGGTATACATACTATTATTAAACATAACAGCTAATAAATCACCAAGTGTTGCTTTGCTGATTCTTCCTCCAAAAAGTTGATTAAAAAACGATTTTGAAGCTGTTTTTGGAGTGCTTTTTATGATGTCTTTTAAAATAGTCTTTAAGTCATCATCTATGAGTCCTTCACTATTTAGTGATAAATCTAATTTTTGATATAATTCTGATGTAGCAATAGGTTTTGCAACGGGTCGACTCAATTCTGCTTCAAAAAGTGTGTCGCATAATTCAGAAAAAAGGGCAATATCATTTTGCATATTAGATATGTTTAAAAAGAAAGCGAAAAGGTAAAAAGAAATTTAGTCTAAATAGATATAAAACCTTACAGAATTAATTTGAAATATTGACAGAAGATGCATCGCCATATCCAATAAGACGATCGAATCTAGCACCCAAATCTCTGTAATAAACTAGGACTTTGTAATTATTTTCAGTTTGCCAAAAATTACCACTTATAGCACCTTCATCTAATTCTTTGGTTGATTTGTCTACAGCTACATGTTTGTAATTATAAAACCCTTGCTTTAATCTTAATATACATTCGTATCGACCACTTTCAGAATTATATTGCATTTTTGTAAAATCTTCAATAGCAAATGCATTGAAGTTGCCATATATATGTACATCTTTATCTTTAAACTCATCATGTAATAGAGAAAAGTGAATTATTGTATAATCTGCTTCTACATCGACATTTGATCTATCAATAGCAGTAATTTGAAAGTTTCCGTTGATGTCTGGATTATAGGTGTAAGGCCTATCTTTTCTAGAAATATTGGTATATAAATAATTATGATAAAGTTCTTTTAAATCTATAAATTGAACTCCAACATTTGCAGCTCTAACATCCTTGTTTTCAAAAAAGATGTATTCATTTCCGCCCCAAAATGCCGATTCAGTATCATATCGGTATATAAGTTCATTACCTAAAGTGTATTGCGGTTTTAAGTCTGTAATGGCAGTATTGAGGTTATTGTTTTGTATGATTGCAGTTTTAATGGTTTCTAAAGGGTTATTAAAATTAATCCTTTTGGTAGAAATGACGATGTCTACAGATTGCTTTTCAGCAATTGCTTTGACATCTCTAGAACGCTTTACTCGAGCTCCAACATTAACTAAATCTTCATAAATCATAAATTTTCTACTGAACATCAGTTCATCATAATCATCATAAATTGAAATCATATAGTTACCACTTTTTAATAGGCCTCGAGTCTGTAAGTTTGGAATTCTTAAATCGTAATGAGAATAAATTTGATATGTGTTAAACGAATTTTCATAAGTTAAAATTCTTTGATTATCCAAACCTTTTAAATATTCAGATTTCACTAAAGTAGATGGTGTCCAATCAAAATTAAAATGTTCTATGACGTAATAGAAATCTTCTTCGTCACCAGTAAGTGCATCGAATTCTAATTGAAGTTGCTCACCTAGTTTTAATATAGGCAGCTGTCCTTGAGTTGTGTTACTTTTAAACGTAATCGTTTTTATAAAATCTGGAGGACTAACTTCATTAGCTTGGGCTATTAAAAATACTGGCACTATTAGAAGTGATAAGGTGTAAAGGCTCTTTTTCATTATTAATTTTCTGTTGCGCATAAAGATAATCAAAATCTATGCCTTAAAATATTTAAGTTATTTATAACCACTATAAATAAAAAAGATGCGTTAAATTGAAAATTATTTAAGCATTAATTCGTAAATTTGCACCGATTTTTAGATAACTAATCTTTAAGTATATGTCAAAAGACATCAAAATTAAAAAGGGTTTAGATATAAAGTTAGTCGGTGAAGCCGAGCAAACTACAGAAAATGCTATTATTAGTAACTTCTATTCTATAAAACCCGAAGATTTCCACAGTATTATCCCAAAACTTGTTGCAAAAGAAGGTACGCGTGTTAAAACAGGTGAGACTTTGTTTTACAATAAAGATAATGAAGCAATGAAGTTTGTGTCGCCAGTTTCTGGTGAAATAATTGAAGTTCAACGTGGTGAAAGACGTCGTATAGACGCTATTAAAATTACAGCTGATAAGGAACAGAGTCATGTAGATCATGGAAAATTTGATTTATCATCAGATGCGGAGAAAGTAAAATCGCATTTGCTAGCTTCTGGTTGTTGGGCTTTTATAAAACAACGTCCTTACGATGTTGTTGCAAAAGCAGATAGTAAGCCAAAAGCAATATTCGTTTCAGGTTATGCAAGTGCACCATTAGCTGCCAAATTGGATTATACTTTAGCTGGTAAAGACGCTGAGTTACAAGCTGCAGTTACGGCATTATCAAAATTAACTGATGGTGGAGTTCATATTTCTGTAGGAAGTACAAGTTCACCATTAGCAAATTTAAATGATACTACAACTTATAAAGTATCTGGACCACATCCTTCAGGTAATGTTGGAACTTTAATCAATAAAGTAAGTCCTATAAATAAAGGAGAAGTCGTTTGGACGGTTAATGCCCAAGACTTGGTTATTATTGGTGAATTGCTATTAACAGGGAAATTTAACGCTGAGCGCATTGTTGCTTTAGCAGGTTCTTCAGTTAAGAAGCCAAGATATTTTAGAACTAAGATTGGTGCTGAAGTATCTACAATGGTATACGATAATGGTGTTGAACAAGGTGCTAATGATCGTATCATCTCAGGAAATGTATTATCAGGAAAACATGTGCAACCTGATGGTAATTTAGATTATTACAGTAATGTGATTACTGTAATCCCTGAAGGTGACGATTATGAATTCTTTGGTTGGAATAAACCAGTTTTTA
Coding sequences within:
- the apaG gene encoding Co2+/Mg2+ efflux protein ApaG produces the protein MVQQVTSGIKISVETNFEGTFYKNYKVHFAFGYKVTIENQSKDSVQLNTRHWKILDALNNEEIIEGEGVIGKKPVLKPGESHTYNSGCLLTSPFGAMRGHYNMVNFTKANKFKVYIPTFKLSAPFALN
- a CDS encoding DUF5103 domain-containing protein; translation: MKKSLYTLSLLIVPVFLIAQANEVSPPDFIKTITFKSNTTQGQLPILKLGEQLQLEFDALTGDEEDFYYVIEHFNFDWTPSTLVKSEYLKGLDNQRILTYENSFNTYQIYSHYDLRIPNLQTRGLLKSGNYMISIYDDYDELMFSRKFMIYEDLVNVGARVKRSRDVKAIAEKQSVDIVISTKRINFNNPLETIKTAIIQNNNLNTAITDLKPQYTLGNELIYRYDTESAFWGGNEYIFFENKDVRAANVGVQFIDLKELYHNYLYTNISRKDRPYTYNPDINGNFQITAIDRSNVDVEADYTIIHFSLLHDEFKDKDVHIYGNFNAFAIEDFTKMQYNSESGRYECILRLKQGFYNYKHVAVDKSTKELDEGAISGNFWQTENNYKVLVYYRDLGARFDRLIGYGDASSVNISN
- a CDS encoding TlpA family protein disulfide reductase, whose amino-acid sequence is MKKLIFTLCLGLFSLFSNAQEKLPIIDLTSIDGKTVALSDAINKDGVTIISLWATWCVPCLKELDAINDLYVDWQDETNVELLAVSVDDSRTVKRVKSMVNGKDWDYMVLLDPNSDLKRALNASSIPLTILVKDGEIVYEHSGYSPGAEYELYEKIKELSK
- a CDS encoding Na(+)-translocating NADH-quinone reductase subunit A, whose amino-acid sequence is MSKDIKIKKGLDIKLVGEAEQTTENAIISNFYSIKPEDFHSIIPKLVAKEGTRVKTGETLFYNKDNEAMKFVSPVSGEIIEVQRGERRRIDAIKITADKEQSHVDHGKFDLSSDAEKVKSHLLASGCWAFIKQRPYDVVAKADSKPKAIFVSGYASAPLAAKLDYTLAGKDAELQAAVTALSKLTDGGVHISVGSTSSPLANLNDTTTYKVSGPHPSGNVGTLINKVSPINKGEVVWTVNAQDLVIIGELLLTGKFNAERIVALAGSSVKKPRYFRTKIGAEVSTMVYDNGVEQGANDRIISGNVLSGKHVQPDGNLDYYSNVITVIPEGDDYEFFGWNKPVFNKVSTSRALTFSWLTPKKKFALNTNTNGEHRAFVTTGTYEEVFPLDIYPMQILKACMYKDLDEMEALGMYEVAPEDFALTEFVCVSKQPHQKIIREGLDLMLKEIG
- a CDS encoding DUF6695 family protein, with protein sequence MSKNDAFILTLAYPETIVSHAEEWYSKFLRFLFVGSKKHVRAGHAALVLINKKTGVLEYHDFGRYITSSPNGRVRGRETDFELNFPIKAEIEKDKIQNLDDILKFLATHPKLTHGDGHLYASVCNRVNYDLARTHITEMQHHDFIRYAAFIEIACNCARFVTDALIASATHSNIRKRLKNSKWFTPSTIGNVIIADTENFVYVVSEVGEINEFDSTVSRENRRLFLDTLKGYNPSLVGTLKPKHNEVKAEHAQWLSGIAAGAWFEIYDLDSKTEYRFKRVSPYGNIDCDGIYKLNTEGFDINLEYQFIHYSNCAFFHIEQGSTQYKFDFIKNYES
- the pruA gene encoding L-glutamate gamma-semialdehyde dehydrogenase — translated: MGKGFFNVPVAVNEPVKSYAPGSPERKAVQDTYKAMFNSKVEVPLYINGKDVKTGNTRTMSPPHDHQHIVGEYHLAEQKHVDEAIATALEARKSWSQMPWEQRAGIFLKAAELIAGPYRAKINAATMISQSKTVHQAEIDAACEFIDFLRFNVQFMTDIYMEQPESTSDAWNRVEYRPLEGFTYAVTPFNFTAIAGNLPACMALMGNVVVWKPSDSQVYSAKVIMDVFEEAGVPAGVINVVFGDPVMITNTVMASPDFSGLHFTGSTYIFKELWKQIGNNIHNYKTYPRIVGETGGKDFIVAHKSANAKQVATAIARGAFEFQGQKCSAASRAYVPKGIWSDVKKYLLEDIASFKMGSPEDMSNFITAVIHEGSFDKLAKYIDQAKSDNDAEIIAGGGYDKSKGYFIEPTVIVTSSAKYTTMCTELFGPVITIYVYEDDAYSETLKLVDETSEYALTGAILSTDRYAVEEATKALQNSAGNFYINDKPTGAVVGQQPFGGARASGTNDKAGSAQNLLRWVSPRLIKETFVTPTDYRYPFLG
- a CDS encoding pyridoxal phosphate-dependent decarboxylase family protein, with protein sequence MQNDIALFSELCDTLFEAELSRPVAKPIATSELYQKLDLSLNSEGLIDDDLKTILKDIIKSTPKTASKSFFNQLFGGRISKATLGDLLAVMFNNSMYTYKVAGPQVGIEKQVLRNICRLASYSEDSDGTIAPGGSMSNMMALIMARDHKNESIRAKGLSKAMTAYTSKESHYSISKNAALTGIGRNNVRMVDTNDKGEILSEHLDELILKDIDAGFEPFFVNATAGTTVLGAFDNNEDVSKVCKKHNLWLHVDGAYCGGVIFSEKHKHLIKGLEHSNSFSINAHKMLGTPLSCSIIVTQNKTQLHHSFSNEADYLYQTDGDDFNLGKTSLQCGRRNDALKIWTLWKSVGTKGLEQIVNKQFEMAQVARDYINNHKDYTLYSFEDSISVCFNYKGIPANELCTALYENSELMVGFGKFQNNEFVRMVTINTILEKEDILAFFMSLEAFVSKYMLKLSAS
- a CDS encoding T9SS type A sorting domain-containing protein — encoded protein: MKKYYFYILFILPVFLVAQVIPITSTETLDLSVYGETVSYAGEEEYQIFLSVDNILDKPIIVVDGFDPGDTRDIPGLYSLLNFTDTSGTQNLADIVRAEGFDVVILNFPTYLRAADGATIDGGSDFIDRNAMILVELLDIINTAKAPNSPDQNVIIGPSMGGIIARYALNYMESESALNADTRLYISFDSPHHGANVPIGLQHQLNYLAFNDTNAVTEVQPLIEGLLKSSAARQLLIDHFEPHLLGSSIVDFDPTLTLPEEHPFRTTFESRINSFTSTGFPGNVRNVAIINGSGIGNPYLAKDGVTPVTNGFSVLDTTLPVDVPTPLGDITINVELEINFTPAAGTPLQVSRFFAPIPIFPDVLSTASSGTTNFDGVDAAPGGLFDISALTGDIGIGGGIGADFLAALQIDKFNFIPSISALALEITDEANDDNIDWHHDIDIASRGTTNNTPFVNTFLPDDNEPHVQLTEENVAFALSKILTPPLSIPDEAILKIQLEKNPVQNQLVLLSNSSSVSHLSITDITGKLVYNNIITLDTRTIIPVNLNSGFYLLHISDGKHQSFTTKLVFRN
- a CDS encoding Omp28-related outer membrane protein; this encodes MIKKKMPKLLLLVIMLNMACSKTEENVPLTTPTAEITVDKLVRKASLVNQNIPFQIINEVGEDVTSLATFYVNGEPVDGSSFSSDAIGNFDVYGVYMQDGVEITTNTETFSVIIPKQKIVVEDYTGTWCGFCPRVSGALYSLQEETDDITIVAIHETANSFPDPMHFDQVQLLKDAYGVEGFPAARINRSVNWQQPHANSDVTSIAGVDTNLAIALNSELTDNELLVQVNVVYAEGSVLGDKLVVYLLENEIIYDQVNYYNQDTTSEFYNMGDPIPDFEHNEVLRNSLSGVLGDPIPVTEALNEYVTSFTINIPSDYNTEKLSVVAMVVDQDNTAKNSQHASINVDKAYE